Within Cercospora beticola chromosome 6, complete sequence, the genomic segment TGAGCGGCTTGGAAGCAGACGGCGACGTGAGTAACATTGAGAGCCCTGTAAGTCGAGCCGAGCGATCGCTCGCGAACAAGAGCCTGCTAATAAAGCTCATGGGAATGCCAATTGTACCTTCCAAAGCGATCACTGTATTCCCATCATGCTCGACAAGCAGACCGAATGACTTGCCGGTCTGCAATGCTGCATAGAGCAACCCAGCGTATGGATCCGACCCAGATGGTGCAGCAGAGGGGGCCCTCCCCGCCTCAATGCCATGGTACTGCAAGAAAGATGCGAATTCTGTGTCCTTGCGTTTGAAGAGCATTGGGAGAATATGAGCTCGCAGATCGTCAACATTTACGTTGCCTTGAATGTAGACGCTTTCAAGCGGCGTTCGCCATACTCGTGCATCTGTCACAGAACTGCCAGACGGAGTGTCAGTTGCATTCTGCTCGTCGAGCTTGTCCAACACTGCGGCAATGCCGGAGGCGATGGTGGATCCAAAGTCGCCATTCCTCAACCAGCGAAATAAGACCTCGAGCAGATCCGAGGCATTCAAACGGTCTCCGACAATCCGAATTCCGGGTCTTTGCAACGTGAAAGCCGAAGGCAGCTCTGCAACCTGCAATATACGCTTCGCAAGGAGGTTAGTCAAAAGCTGTATGGCAGCCTTGGCTTTGGGCGCATCTTCATAGTCAATGAGACTCGCCGCTAGCGTTTGCGAGGCAATTCCTATGCTCTGTGTTCTGCCGACTCCGGTCTGCTTTTGCAATGCATTGGTGAGAGTAACGAGCAGCTGCCTTGAAGACTTTGGACGAGCATTGTGAGCGTGATTTAGGTACAGCTCAAACGCACGTTTCCAAACGTCCTGGTCCCACACGACATTCTTGACGAGGTGGATATCGGATTGCGATGACTGGTCGATCAGTGAGCAGAGCGTGTTCCAGGCTGCCACGCGATGGGCAATCCCGAGGATCGGATAGCCGCTGGTGAACAAGACATCGTCCATAATGTCCAAGATTTGTCTACTTACCCATCAGCCATCGTGCCATGGCTGATATACTGCGGCGTAAAATGCCCAGTCGAAAATGGCCTTCTTACTGCGTCGCCTGAGACTGATCGTCGTCTGATGCCGATCTTGGCACAAAATCGCGGATTGATCTCGAAATGCCTTTCAAGCGGGTTTCATCCAGCAACTGAGCATCTCTGCTCTGTTTAGTCGCGCACATTGCGTCGCCGGCGGAGGATGACTTGTTGCTATAGCGAGCGCTGAAATTTGGGAAACAGTCGTCCTCGGAACAGGTCGGCCCGCTCGGCTTTGCTTCCGCAATCGTTCCTAACACGCTTCGAACTTTTTCCAggcgcatcatcatcactctcCCTATCGCCGCCGCCAACACTCCCGCCGTCGCGACGTCCGCCCTCCGCCCTCTCCTTCCATCTCGGTGCTATCGGCGCGCAGCCCACCATGGGTATCTGGGACGCTTTCACGGGCAAGCCCAAGCAGACGGCGAGCGCCAGCTCATCGGACGGTATCCACGACCAAGCCGGCAACCAAATAGCACAGCCGACCTTTACGACACCCACGGCAGAAGATGTTGGCAGCTTCATCAACACGCCCTCGTCGTTCGATCCCGCAGCGCTTCATCCCCTCGCCGGTCTCAACCAAGACACGCTCGATTACCTTTCACTAGAAGACGACCTCCTTTCAGACATACCCGGCAGTCAGTCATTACTGCCATCGCGAGGATGGTCAGATGACCTCTGTTATGGAACAGGCGTGACATATTTGACGGGCTTGACAATTGGAGGCGCGTGGGGTCTGCGGGAAGGACTCAGCAAGCTGCCTTCTACTGCCCCACCCAAGCTGAGACTCAACTCTGCACTGAACTCCATAACAAGGAGAGGACCGTTCCTGGGTAATTCAGCGGGCGTGGTGGCAATGATGTACAACGGCGTCAACAGCACAATTGGCTACTATCGCGGGAAACATGATGCGTTCAACAGCATAGCAGCCGGCAGCATCAGTGGGGCTGTTTTCAAGGCTACCAGGGGTGTGCGGCCAATGATGATATCTTCAGCGATTGTCGGCTCATTAGCCGGAACCTGGGCGGTAAGTGAACACACTTCAGGGGCTTCGAAACACCAACTGACAATGTTGCAGCTGGTACGCAAGACAGTATTTGAGGAGTAATGCATACATACAATATTTTCAGGCGAGCGGACGATTCCAAGAGGTGTACGATTTGCATGCGAACATTCGGCAAGGGCGACTACGGCAGAGCGCTTCTTCCTTCCGACTTTCGCACGATCCGCCAAAGGCGAGGTAGCGGCAGCATACGATAGATTTTGTACATCAGATGGGCATAGCGCGGCGCTGGGGCTCTGTGTATAACAGCTATCACCACTCTTCTTGCAATCTGTGCGTATCACGTCATACTTTACGACGACTGACAGTCAATAGTGCACAGTGGTCACATCATAACAGCCTTTCACTCTGCGCAAAATTATCGTGGCTCCTAAATTTATGCATCAGCTGCTAATCACCAACGACAAGGTCTTCAGTGAACCATTTTCTTCCAGCTTTGCAGCGATCCAGCGATCCTTTGTCTGGCAGAAACTGCCACGCTACATTTTACTGCGTCACGCGGAGTGCATTTTGCGCTTCTAGCTCAGGTAACTAGACACGTCGAGCACTTCGCACGGTAGCACGGTGGAAGCCGTCAGCCGCGGAGAGAGCTCCAAACGCGCCAATTCGCCCTGCAGCCCTGCAGATTTGCAGCGGTTGGCGGTATTACCTTCCTATGAGCATTTCCTGCAGCCAAGTCACGGGCAGCAGCTACGCCACTTGACCTATCGCCGACTTCGCTGGTGTTTTGCTGCAACATGCCGTCAAGCGCAACCTCTTTCGCGATCGACAACTACGACAGGACTTCGGAGACTGCAATTTTGAGATCGATATCGAAATCGAAATGAGAACTGGACGTGGAATCTGCACTTTCAAAGTATCTGGAGTCATTCCATCACAAGTCTCGCATCGGTCCCGAAGCTCAGCTTCTACGCCGCACACCAGCACCTCTTCATCACATTCGGACAGCAGACGAACAGAGCTTGTGGCCATAACCGGCGAGTACAGAACGCCACGGCCATAACACGCGATTCCCCATGCTGGAACACATCCGAGCCGAGGACAAAAACGTAGCATCGAGCTGTCGCGCATCACGAAAAGTCTGCAGCTGGGTGTCTCCCACGGAAGGAGCTATCGAATGGTCTGGCTTGCCTGGCGTCCTTGGCGAAGTCTTGGACTAGCGGAAGGAGCGAAGTCTCATTGCGTGGGGTGAAAACAAGCTCTCCAATCTCATCAGATCTAATCACAAGCGAGATCCTCCATTGGCCTTGCAGTCTTTGCCACGCTGCGAACTGTGCCTCTTGACCTCGTGGCATCCAAGGGTTGAGAAAATGGAAGTTGCGCCACCGAATTGGCGAATGTGACTGTCAGCCGGGTCCGGAGCAGACATGGAGAAGATCATCCGGATCATGTCCAAGCAGATCAAGGCGAAAGTCGCCACATCAGTACGATgcgagctcgaagacgaagttgaGCTGATTGCAAGCAGAGAACCCTGCGTGGGTTGTCGCCCAGTCGGCGAGAGCGTGAGGTATATGCCATTGGAGCTCTCGAATGTCGGTCTCTTCCATTTGCAGCGCGTAGGTTGCCACTATGGTCTGTCGCGTGGGTTCAAGAAACTCTATGTCGCGTGTTTTGCTTGTCCAAAGCTCGCCCAGCCGGGAATTGCGAGCAGACCAGTGGAAAAGAAGGGCCCTGCAGCTCTGCGCATCTGGAGATAAATAAGAGCTATCCTGCTGTACCGCTCTTTCTATCCTTGATCTTATCTTATCAATCTCATCTTCACTATTCTTACTAGGACGTACTTGTTGCACGAGACAAGTATGGGTTTCCTAAGCAGGCTTCGGCCCAACCCCGACGTGGGCGTACCAGAGGTCGAACGCTCCGCCTCCGTCTCCGGCGAGAAGCCGACATTCGACCAGGTCGTCGTGCCTGGTGACCAGTCGAAGCATATCGCATCAGTCCCATCCGAGGACAGTGACCACGAGGACGAGTTTGTCCACAAGGATATGCAGCGCGGTATCCAGAAGATGGAAGCACTTGCTCAGATCTGGCCCAAGTGGGCACTCTACGTGACCTACGCGCTGTAAGTCCACGCAAACACCTCAGTACAACTGAACACTTTCTGATCTTGTCGACTAGTGTATGGGTCATCTACTTCATCGATGCGCTTGAGGGCCCCATGGGTTGGGCTTTGACTCCATATGTGACCAGCGAGTTTCAGCTCCATGGTCTCACTGCCCTTACTGGTGTGGTCGCATCCTTGGTTGCCGGTCTTGCTCGATTGCCCATGGCTAAGGTCATCGACATCTGGGGCCGACCAGAAGGTCTTGCTTTGTCGGTCGTCTTGATGACAATCGGCTCGATCATGATGGCCGCTACAACCAGCGTGCAAatgtatgctgctgctgaggttTTCAGCCAGACTGGGTAGGCTCGACTCTCGTTCACGACGGAGATTTTAGACTGACATTGTCGCACAGTGGCAATTGCCGTAACTACATCCTGGGTGTCCTCCTTGCCGATACCTCTCAGCTGAAGAATCGAGGCTTGGTCCTTGCGTACATCGCATCTCCATACCTCATCACTACCTTCACCTCTGGCTTCTTCGCACAAGCTATGCTGGACGGTCCAGGTTGGCGATGGGCATTCGGAGTCTTCGCTATCCTGCACCCAATCATCAATCTCCCACTGTTCGTCCTCTTGATGTACTATCAGCGCAAGGCGATTCGCATGGGATTGGTGCCAATCCGCAACACTGGCCGCAGCATTCTCGGATCTGTGAAACACTACTTCGTCGAGTTTGACATCATCGGACTCTTCCTTATCATTGCCGGTTTTGCGATTTTCCTGCTGCCGTTCAACATCTACTACTACCAAGGAGATACTCTGGCGGAGCAGTGGGGATCGCCATTGGTGATCTCTATGATCATCATCGGCCTCTTCACCATCCTTGCATTTGCTATCTGGGAGTGGAAGTTCGCGCCCGTTCAGGTTATTCCGTTCCACTTGTTGAAAGATCGCACGATTCTGGGAGCGTGCTTCATCGCTGCCATCCTCTTCGTGCAGTTCTTCATCTGGaatgccttcttctcgtccttccTGCAAGCTGTCTCAGGCCTCGATCTCGCACGCACCGGTTACGTGCAAAACATCTACAGCATGGGATCCTGCTTCTGGTCCTTCGTTGCCGGATTGATTGTTCGTTACACCGGCGACACCAAGTGGCAgagtttcttcttcggcatgcCAATGACTCTGCTTGGCGTGGCTCTCATGATTGCTTTCCGTCAACCAGATGTCAACATTGGCTTGATCGTCATGTGCCAAATCTTCATCGCATTCGGCGGTGGCACTCTCGTCATTGCGCAGCAAGTCATTGCCATGGCCGCGACCACTCACCAGTATATCGCGATCGTTCTCGCCATGCTCGCAGTCTTCAACGCCATTGGTGGAGGTATTGGCGGAACTATTGCAAGCGCAGTCTGGACTGGCACTTTCTACCAGGATCTTGCCAACAAATTGCCTGCTGAGACCGTGGCCAACGCTACTCTCATCGGTGCGAGCCTCGAAACCCAGCTGCTCTACCCAATTGGTGACCCTACCAGGACTGCTATCCAGTCTTCGTACGGAGTTTCTCAGCGATACATGCTTATCGCCGCTACTGCCATCACTTGCTTGGGCTTTCCAGCAATTCTGATGTGGCGCGGAATCGATGCAAGGGAAAGGAAGCAAGTCAAGGGAAGAGTGTTCTAATCCCGAACGCCTGTGTTATGTACTGTTACGGCTGACTTTAGTTGTACACATTTTGAATGAGATCGAACCAGTCGCTCCTCGAAACTCACAGACCTTCTATGGCCGTACGCTGTTCTCACTTTCCAATTCCCTGACCGATCCCACCTCCAATGCCATTTCCTCCCGCTCCAAACCCCGCTCCAAGTCCAGTGTATGGTGCTGCTACAGCTAGACCCAGCCCAACGCCTCCACCTGGAGTTCCAGCTGTGGAGCTGCCGGCGACTTCTACGCCAGCTAGATTGGCGAGGCGAAgaccacctccgccaccaaTGCCTCCATTGCCAGCTCCTCCGCCCACACCTGCGCCAGAAGCAGCACCCGCGAGTGCAGCTCCAAGTCCAACGCCGGTCTTATCAGCACCGTATTTTGCTCCGTATGCCAGGAGTGGAGAGTCGATCTATGATTGTCAAAAGGCTGCTGAGGATCTGTCTGCTCGGTTCGTAACTTACAGGTGCAGCGagagctgatgctgctgcgatgagGATCAAAGCATACGTCTTCATTTTGATGTCTTGAGAAGTGGCGGGAAAAAGAATTGCGTTGCTTGATGGTCCAAAGCGAGCTCGAATCTGGCTGATTGGTGTGAGTATAGACGACTATGATACTGGCGACCTCGCCTGATTTATAGACACTGATCGATACTACTCTCCTGTAACTACCAGTACTCGGCAGCGAGAGCACGAAATCTAGGCCTCCGATCT encodes:
- a CDS encoding uncharacterized protein (BUSCO:EOG09264NC7), with protein sequence MGIWDAFTGKPKQTASASSSDGIHDQAGNQIAQPTFTTPTAEDVGSFINTPSSFDPAALHPLAGLNQDTLDYLSLEDDLLSDIPGSQSLLPSRGWSDDLCYGTGVTYLTGLTIGGAWGLREGLSKLPSTAPPKLRLNSALNSITRRGPFLGNSAGVVAMMYNGVNSTIGYYRGKHDAFNSIAAGSISGAVFKATRGVRPMMISSAIVGSLAGTWALVRKTVFEE